In candidate division KSB1 bacterium, a genomic segment contains:
- a CDS encoding type II toxin-antitoxin system HicB family antitoxin, with product MQFNVVLDRDEDGMWIVECPSIPGCISQGKTKQEALKNIKEAIQLCLEVRAERGLPLTVETRQVEVVA from the coding sequence ATGCAATTCAATGTTGTTCTGGATCGTGATGAAGATGGAATGTGGATTGTGGAATGCCCTTCGATCCCTGGATGCATTAGTCAAGGGAAAACCAAGCAAGAAGCCTTGAAAAATATAAAAGAAGCGATTCAATTGTGTCTTGAGGTGCGGGCTGAACGTGGTCTTCCATTAACAGTTGAAACTAGACAAGTAGAGGTGGTCGCGTAA
- a CDS encoding retropepsin-like domain-containing protein, with translation MQPENSSRFDALVDTGASLLVLPKAWKERLGQFAATRMVKLEVADQREVEGEVCGPVKIQIEGFDPIFSEVAFLDMQPTRGVYEPLVGYIVLGQSMAAVDMVVHRLVPVKHMDLK, from the coding sequence TTGCAGCCTGAAAATTCAAGCCGCTTTGACGCCTTGGTGGATACCGGGGCGTCTTTGCTCGTTTTGCCGAAAGCCTGGAAAGAGCGTTTGGGACAGTTCGCTGCCACTCGAATGGTTAAGCTGGAAGTTGCTGATCAACGCGAAGTTGAGGGCGAAGTTTGCGGGCCGGTTAAGATTCAGATCGAAGGTTTCGATCCGATTTTCAGTGAAGTCGCGTTTCTCGACATGCAACCCACGAGAGGCGTTTATGAACCGCTGGTTGGCTATATCGTTCTCGGGCAATCAATGGCTGCGGTGGATATGGTTGTCCATCGCTTGGTACCGGTCAAGCACATGGATTTGAAATGA
- a CDS encoding type II toxin-antitoxin system HicB family antitoxin, protein MKYKIVLRQSEEGFSVSCPALPGCWSQGATEQEAIENIKDAIREYLAAIAEYFQNADVREIEVPA, encoded by the coding sequence ATGAAATACAAGATCGTTTTGCGGCAATCCGAAGAAGGCTTCAGCGTCTCGTGTCCAGCTTTGCCAGGCTGTTGGTCGCAGGGCGCAACGGAGCAAGAAGCCATCGAAAACATTAAAGACGCCATTCGGGAATATTTAGCAGCAATCGCCGAGTATTTTCAGAATGCTGATGTGCGCGAAATCGAAGTTCCGGCCTGA
- a CDS encoding xanthine dehydrogenase family protein molybdopterin-binding subunit, with product MTQSPNIIGKPIPLIDGLKKTTGEGIYTDDIKLPGMLVGKILRSPVPHARLVKLDTSQAEALPGVHAVVIGKEAPNTFGVLPISEDETAMAVDKVIYIGDCVAGVAADDEEIALKALSLIKVEYEELPEYRKIEDSLKPAAEPIHPDTVNGTNIHKEVDQNFGDVEAARAGSAYVREAAFEFEGVTHAFTEPHCVIAHYDADDRMTVWSAQQVPHYLHRALAKVLDMPMHRIRVIRPMVGGAFGGKSDPFPHEMIAALLARKCRRPVKILFDREEVFITNHGRHPTKTKIAMGIDDKGKMTFLDLKALIDGGAWGSFGVVTTYYNGVLCMGPYHIPNFRYSGKRVYTNKPPSGAMRGHGAVNSRFAMEVLIDELCEAAKIDPCDFRLQNLLPPNSKTINEFRITSNGTKECIERARKASEWDKKFRRLPSGRGIGVACGFYISGSAHRIHFNELPQSTVHLKIDMDGGITVHCLAAEIGQGSDTMLAQCVAEPLGVNLDRIRIFSNDSDADPIDLGSYSSRVTFMAGNAARQAAMKIREDLMKAAQNITGYPAEGFILQNEELIYAPDPRVRVTFMQALEKALAGNGALIAKGIYMGPPPMGGKFKGARAGLSPTYSFQCYIAEVTVDLETCETRVEKVWAAHDCGKALNPLAVAGQIEGCIHMGLGQALMEEMPYNRGNILGPNFLDYRTLTPMQMPEVEVIIVESNDPEGPFGAKEAGEGPLLPILPAVANAIYDATGVRMRSLPMTADKIWKEMYGKREARKIRPRTIVV from the coding sequence ATGACCCAATCTCCCAATATCATCGGCAAACCCATTCCGCTCATCGACGGTTTGAAGAAAACCACCGGCGAGGGAATTTACACCGACGACATCAAGCTGCCCGGCATGCTCGTCGGCAAGATTTTGCGCAGCCCGGTGCCGCATGCGCGCCTTGTGAAGCTCGACACCAGCCAGGCCGAAGCGCTGCCCGGCGTGCATGCCGTCGTCATCGGCAAAGAAGCGCCGAACACCTTTGGCGTGCTGCCCATCAGCGAAGATGAAACCGCGATGGCCGTGGACAAAGTCATCTACATCGGCGATTGCGTGGCCGGCGTTGCGGCGGATGATGAAGAGATTGCATTGAAAGCCCTCTCGCTCATCAAAGTCGAATACGAAGAATTGCCGGAATATCGCAAAATCGAAGACAGCTTGAAACCGGCGGCGGAGCCGATTCATCCTGATACGGTCAATGGCACCAACATTCACAAAGAAGTCGATCAAAATTTTGGCGATGTCGAGGCTGCCCGCGCCGGCAGCGCTTACGTGCGCGAGGCCGCGTTTGAATTCGAGGGCGTGACGCACGCCTTCACCGAGCCGCATTGCGTGATCGCGCATTACGACGCCGATGACCGCATGACGGTGTGGTCGGCGCAGCAAGTGCCGCATTACTTGCACCGCGCGCTGGCCAAAGTGCTGGACATGCCGATGCACCGTATTCGCGTCATCCGCCCGATGGTCGGCGGCGCGTTCGGCGGCAAGAGCGATCCGTTTCCGCACGAGATGATCGCGGCGCTGCTCGCGCGCAAATGCCGGCGCCCGGTGAAAATCCTTTTCGACCGCGAAGAAGTTTTCATCACCAACCACGGCCGCCATCCAACCAAAACGAAAATCGCGATGGGCATTGATGACAAAGGCAAGATGACGTTTCTTGATCTCAAAGCGCTGATCGACGGCGGCGCCTGGGGCAGCTTTGGGGTGGTGACGACGTATTACAACGGCGTGCTCTGCATGGGGCCGTACCACATTCCGAATTTTCGCTACAGCGGCAAGCGCGTTTACACCAACAAACCTCCCTCCGGCGCCATGCGCGGCCACGGCGCGGTGAACTCGCGCTTTGCGATGGAGGTTTTGATCGACGAGCTGTGCGAAGCGGCGAAGATCGATCCCTGCGATTTTCGTTTGCAAAATTTGCTGCCGCCGAATTCAAAGACGATCAACGAATTTCGCATTACCAGCAACGGCACCAAGGAGTGCATCGAGCGCGCGCGGAAGGCTTCGGAGTGGGACAAAAAGTTTCGCCGGCTGCCGTCCGGCCGCGGCATCGGCGTGGCGTGCGGATTTTACATCAGCGGCAGCGCGCATCGCATTCATTTCAATGAGCTGCCGCAATCCACGGTGCATTTGAAGATCGACATGGACGGCGGCATCACGGTGCATTGCCTGGCCGCGGAGATCGGGCAGGGCAGCGACACCATGCTGGCACAATGCGTCGCCGAGCCGCTCGGCGTGAATTTGGACCGCATTCGCATCTTCTCCAATGATTCCGACGCCGACCCGATTGATCTCGGCTCGTACTCGAGCCGCGTCACGTTCATGGCCGGCAATGCGGCGCGGCAAGCGGCGATGAAAATTCGCGAAGATTTGATGAAGGCGGCGCAGAACATCACCGGCTATCCAGCCGAGGGATTTATTTTACAAAATGAAGAATTGATTTATGCGCCCGACCCGCGCGTGCGCGTGACGTTCATGCAGGCACTCGAAAAAGCGCTGGCCGGAAACGGCGCGTTGATTGCAAAGGGCATTTACATGGGCCCGCCGCCGATGGGCGGCAAATTCAAGGGCGCGCGCGCCGGGTTGTCGCCGACTTACAGCTTTCAATGCTACATCGCCGAAGTGACGGTCGATCTCGAAACCTGCGAGACGCGCGTCGAAAAAGTCTGGGCGGCGCACGACTGCGGCAAGGCGCTCAATCCGCTCGCCGTCGCCGGGCAGATTGAAGGTTGCATTCACATGGGCCTTGGCCAGGCGCTGATGGAAGAGATGCCGTACAATCGCGGCAACATTCTCGGCCCGAACTTTCTCGATTACCGCACGCTGACGCCGATGCAGATGCCGGAAGTGGAGGTCATCATCGTTGAGAGCAACGATCCCGAAGGCCCGTTCGGCGCCAAGGAAGCCGGCGAAGGCCCGCTGCTGCCGATTTTGCCGGCGGTCGCCAACGCGATTTACGATGCGACGGGTGTGCGAATGCGCAGCCTGCCGATGACGGCGGATAAAATTTGGAAGGAAATGTATGGCAAGCGAGAGGCGCGGAAGATTCGCCCGCGGACGATAGTCGTGTAA
- a CDS encoding SUMF1/EgtB/PvdO family nonheme iron enzyme, producing MTADKNYKKLRLFVASPGDVVAERRRLRDVVDELNRTGSLGDELGVTLEVLDWQTHVAPFMGRPEDVILEQLPVDAWDIFVGILWLRFGTPTGGTDPETGKAYDSGTEEEFLLAHKAWKKNKRPQILFYRCTRVPASLDDIDPDQHKRVKGFFAQFHANAEHPGPYQSFQTPEEFERRVRQDLIKLILKFGKEVLRKQPPAPAKAVELPGDEITRRYLDFVRREHGRIRLFGFLSHANIDVRLLDVFVSLRLAEYGREMEMKHLPRLSLTNSGKKGRGLPAPESREERLLNPAEVLQRAVRKQKSLLVLGGPGSGKTTLLKYFAVCCLDPPGRERLHLQNSRIPIFAPLRQIDPAKPFADALAAWAKTHNLPLSAKRFEAWLHEPGALVLLDGLDEVSDLRQRRQICDWIDKAVSSYGASTFVVTCRFTGYREAEGVALQSPHLRADVQDLDAGQQQTFLQQWFRAALREKLEAHETDDPVRGQEIEREAAAEAEAVSEFLRREENRSLADMASIPVLLQIMAIIWKEQGSLAGERVELYSRCMDFLLEHRDQAKKIEPLVSAAKARLVLRPLALWMHADLQKDEAPRVEVEKQIADKLQAVRPGTTALEFLENLRDRAGVLVGSGADTYTFQHKSFREFLAALEIANQNAVNLLVENFGVDWWQETLLFSAGLTSPEIFPAFIESFLKHDKNAGATSPLLLQLVREAAAKPLAPFEKIIRNQKLAWPKRYNALQCVRLLRSEAAKALLQAARQDKEPKVRQLAEQILIEWAVIKPPAAAAEKPNRFFNPLEDNAEYILIPGGKYKFSATGKMVKVPDLYVAKYPVTNKLYKIFLASLPESEREEHRSSYADDKRFNGDDQPVVGVNWYSAKAYCDWLSKQVASGKSQDEKLIFRLPKEEEWEWAASGGTRKYPWGNEDPDETRANYGNYVGHTTSVGAYPAGATPEGLMDMAGNVWEWTESFYRIGSELRVLCGGAWGSYPQLVACAFRYDLEPDGRVSYIGFRCART from the coding sequence ATGACCGCCGACAAAAATTACAAAAAACTCCGCCTCTTCGTTGCCTCGCCCGGCGACGTCGTTGCCGAACGCCGGCGCTTGCGCGACGTCGTCGATGAGTTGAACCGCACCGGCTCTCTCGGGGATGAGCTGGGCGTGACGCTCGAAGTGCTCGATTGGCAAACCCACGTCGCGCCGTTCATGGGGCGGCCGGAAGACGTTATTCTCGAACAACTGCCGGTTGACGCCTGGGATATTTTTGTCGGCATTTTATGGCTGCGCTTTGGCACGCCGACAGGCGGAACTGACCCGGAAACCGGCAAAGCTTATGATTCCGGCACCGAAGAAGAATTCTTGCTCGCGCACAAAGCCTGGAAAAAGAACAAACGCCCGCAGATCTTGTTCTATCGCTGCACGCGCGTGCCCGCCAGTCTCGATGACATTGACCCGGACCAACACAAGCGCGTCAAAGGCTTTTTTGCGCAATTTCATGCGAACGCCGAACACCCCGGCCCCTATCAATCCTTTCAAACCCCGGAAGAGTTCGAGCGGCGCGTGCGGCAGGATTTGATCAAACTGATTTTAAAATTTGGCAAGGAGGTTTTGCGCAAGCAACCGCCTGCGCCCGCCAAGGCCGTTGAGCTGCCCGGCGACGAGATCACCCGGCGCTACCTCGACTTTGTCCGCCGCGAGCATGGCCGCATCCGGCTCTTCGGCTTTCTTTCTCACGCCAACATCGACGTGCGGCTGCTGGATGTTTTCGTCTCGCTGCGTTTGGCGGAATACGGTCGCGAGATGGAGATGAAGCACCTGCCCCGCCTTTCCTTAACGAATTCTGGAAAAAAAGGGCGGGGCTTGCCCGCTCCCGAAAGCCGCGAGGAGCGCCTGCTCAACCCGGCGGAAGTTTTGCAGCGCGCTGTGCGCAAACAAAAATCGCTGCTCGTGCTCGGCGGCCCCGGCTCCGGCAAAACCACGCTGCTGAAATATTTTGCCGTCTGCTGCCTCGATCCGCCGGGCCGCGAGCGCCTGCACCTGCAAAATTCGCGCATTCCCATTTTCGCGCCGCTGCGCCAGATCGATCCGGCCAAGCCTTTTGCCGATGCCCTGGCGGCGTGGGCGAAAACGCACAACCTGCCGCTCAGCGCCAAACGCTTTGAAGCCTGGCTGCACGAGCCGGGCGCGCTGGTGCTGCTCGACGGCCTCGACGAAGTGAGCGACCTAAGGCAGCGCCGGCAGATTTGCGATTGGATCGACAAGGCGGTTTCCAGCTACGGCGCTTCGACCTTCGTTGTCACCTGCCGCTTCACCGGCTATCGCGAGGCCGAGGGCGTGGCGCTGCAAAGCCCGCATCTGCGCGCCGACGTGCAGGATTTGGACGCCGGCCAGCAGCAGACGTTTTTGCAGCAATGGTTTCGCGCCGCGCTGCGCGAAAAATTGGAGGCGCACGAAACCGACGATCCCGTGCGCGGGCAGGAAATCGAGCGCGAAGCAGCAGCCGAAGCCGAGGCCGTCTCGGAATTTCTCCGCCGCGAGGAAAACCGCTCCCTGGCCGACATGGCGAGCATTCCGGTGTTGCTGCAAATCATGGCGATTATTTGGAAGGAGCAGGGCAGCCTGGCCGGCGAGCGCGTCGAGTTGTACAGCCGCTGCATGGATTTTCTGCTCGAACACCGCGACCAGGCCAAGAAGATCGAGCCGCTGGTGAGCGCCGCCAAAGCCCGCCTCGTGCTGCGGCCGCTGGCGCTGTGGATGCACGCCGACTTGCAGAAAGACGAAGCCCCGCGCGTTGAAGTGGAAAAACAGATCGCTGACAAATTGCAAGCCGTGCGCCCCGGCACCACCGCGCTGGAATTTTTGGAGAACCTCCGCGACCGCGCCGGCGTGCTGGTCGGTTCCGGCGCCGACACCTACACCTTTCAGCACAAATCGTTTCGCGAGTTTTTGGCGGCGCTGGAGATTGCCAACCAGAACGCCGTGAATCTGCTGGTGGAGAATTTTGGCGTGGATTGGTGGCAGGAAACCCTGCTCTTTAGCGCCGGCCTCACCAGCCCGGAAATTTTTCCGGCGTTTATCGAAAGCTTTTTGAAACACGACAAGAACGCCGGGGCGACCTCGCCGCTGCTCTTGCAGCTCGTGCGTGAGGCTGCGGCCAAACCGCTGGCGCCGTTTGAAAAGATCATCCGCAACCAGAAGCTGGCCTGGCCAAAGCGCTACAATGCCCTGCAATGCGTTCGCCTGCTGCGCTCTGAAGCCGCCAAAGCCTTGTTGCAAGCGGCGCGGCAGGACAAAGAGCCGAAAGTCCGCCAGCTCGCCGAACAGATTTTGATCGAGTGGGCGGTGATCAAGCCGCCGGCCGCTGCCGCCGAAAAGCCGAATCGGTTCTTCAATCCGTTGGAAGACAATGCCGAATACATTTTAATCCCCGGCGGCAAGTACAAATTCTCTGCAACCGGCAAAATGGTGAAAGTCCCGGATTTGTATGTTGCCAAATATCCCGTGACCAACAAGCTGTACAAGATTTTCCTTGCCTCATTGCCAGAAAGCGAACGAGAAGAGCATCGTTCTAGCTACGCCGATGACAAACGCTTCAACGGCGACGACCAGCCGGTGGTGGGGGTGAATTGGTATAGTGCGAAGGCGTACTGTGACTGGCTGAGCAAGCAAGTTGCAAGTGGCAAGTCGCAAGATGAAAAACTAATTTTTCGATTGCCAAAAGAAGAAGAATGGGAATGGGCAGCGAGTGGCGGCACAAGAAAGTATCCATGGGGCAATGAGGATCCGGATGAAACTCGCGCCAATTACGGAAATTACGTTGGGCACACGACATCTGTTGGCGCTTACCCGGCCGGAGCAACACCGGAAGGGTTGATGGACATGGCCGGCAATGTGTGGGAATGGACGGAGAGTTTTTATCGAATAGGCAGTGAATTGCGCGTGTTGTGCGGGGGCGCGTGGGGCAGCTATCCTCAGCTCGTTGCCTGCGCCTTCCGCTACGACCTCGAGCCGGATGGCCGCGTCAGTTATATCGGCTTCCGCTGCGCCAGAACTTAG
- a CDS encoding FAD binding domain-containing protein, whose translation MILPPFQYHQPQTIAEAVAIASSCNGDFDFVSGGTDLLPNYKDRLNPRANVISLSGIKELYEISPTKIGAMARLVDIENNKLLRERLPVIPHTAAQIATPLIRESGTVGGNIMLDTRCFYFNQSWFWRNSKDYCLKADGDKCLVVPNEKVCYATYSGDLAPVFMTLGATFVLEGPEGRREVPSSKFFTHDGITRNVKLPEEILTQVIIPSQAQTRRANYMKLRVRDSMDFPVMGAAVAIELTERTIEYLRIALTGVATTPLLFDEVTDGLAGDQLTEDLIEQVSDDIMNRVTPYRNVAYSPQYRKAMIGVYLKRMLRGFLLSSQCF comes from the coding sequence ATGATTCTTCCCCCTTTCCAATATCACCAACCTCAAACCATCGCCGAGGCCGTGGCCATTGCCAGTTCCTGCAACGGCGATTTTGATTTCGTCTCCGGCGGCACGGATTTGCTGCCGAACTACAAAGACCGGCTGAACCCGCGCGCCAACGTGATCAGCCTTTCCGGCATCAAGGAGCTTTACGAAATCTCGCCGACGAAAATCGGGGCAATGGCGAGACTCGTTGATATTGAGAACAACAAGCTGCTGCGCGAACGCTTGCCGGTGATCCCGCACACGGCGGCGCAAATCGCCACGCCGCTGATTCGCGAGTCCGGCACCGTCGGCGGCAATATCATGCTGGACACGCGTTGTTTTTATTTCAATCAGAGTTGGTTTTGGCGGAATTCCAAAGATTATTGTCTCAAAGCCGATGGCGATAAATGTTTGGTCGTGCCCAATGAAAAAGTTTGTTATGCGACGTACTCCGGCGATCTCGCGCCGGTATTCATGACGCTCGGTGCGACGTTTGTGCTGGAAGGGCCGGAGGGCAGGCGCGAAGTGCCTTCATCAAAATTTTTCACGCACGACGGCATCACCCGCAACGTGAAGTTGCCGGAAGAAATTTTAACGCAGGTGATCATCCCGAGCCAAGCCCAAACGCGGCGCGCCAATTACATGAAACTGCGCGTGCGCGATTCGATGGATTTTCCGGTGATGGGCGCAGCCGTTGCCATTGAATTGACCGAGCGCACAATTGAATACTTGCGCATCGCGCTCACCGGCGTGGCGACGACGCCGCTGCTGTTCGATGAAGTCACAGACGGGCTGGCCGGCGATCAACTGACGGAAGATTTAATTGAGCAGGTGAGTGATGACATCATGAATCGCGTCACGCCGTATCGCAATGTCGCCTATTCGCCGCAGTATCGGAAGGCAATGATCGGGGTGTATTTGAAACGAATGCTGAGGGGGTTTTTGCTGTCATCGCAATGTTTTTAA